From Neomonachus schauinslandi chromosome 4, ASM220157v2, whole genome shotgun sequence:
GTTAGTGATGCCGCAGAGGATGAGGTAAGACTTGTGGTAATGATACTTCTTGATCCAGTTTTGATCAGCAACCCATCCAGAGATGATCTGACTGACTGCCTCAGTGATACCTGGAGCAAGATTGAGAAGACCTTATGAAATCCGAATTCCGTTTCCCTAGCCCCTTTGGAAAGTGTAACTGCATAAGACCTCTTCTCCTGAGTAATACAGCTTCTTCCTGAGGTGAGGACATAGGAGCAAAAAATGGTCTCATCTGTCTGTCATCagattcaatcatttatttacctACTCCAAATACATCTAATACAATGCCGAAAAAGACTCCTCCAGAGTTGGGTAGAAGACCCctcaggtgttttttttgtttttttttccctcatcgGGTTTGGAAAGCTTGTTCCACCTAACTGGGAATCCCTGGTTACAGAGGCCCCAGCGCTCAGGAAGCCTTCCTCAGAGAGGTCCTACAGGTGAGGGGGAGAGAGTTCTAAAAGACTGGTAGACCCTCTGGGCAGTGTGCTGGGGAGTCAGATGGTGGAAGACTggacattataaataataaagtcttatgttgaaaataaaaatagatgttgGAACTCTTTCTTATGGTTGTACCTGAGGTTTTGGTAATTAAGTGCTCCCCTCAAGGTTATTATGCTTGGAAATAggaaatctgttttgttttgctttttttggaaATAAGTAGGAAATCTGGAAATGTGTGATCATTTTGAACATTGGAGCTATGGTGTAAACTTGAATAAATTTGagaatcatatttttctttcatgataacaggatattcttattttttatcgATTATAAACTAATGTAGCAGTTAAATAATAGAACATTTTCACCAAGAGTAGTAGGAGCTACAGTTGCTTTGTACTGTAAATTCTTCCTAAATTGCTTCACAAAAAAGGGTGGGGGACAGAAAATGCATACtactatttctctttttacagttaCTTCCTAGGATACATATGGAAACTTTTTGTTATGTTCTTTGGTCCCATTGCATAGCCTAATCTGATCTAAATTGATGACTActggacattttaataaaaaaaaaaacagtttagcTATGTATTTCTTGTGTACACAAGCTTTAGTTGACTGAAGTGTGTCTTTGCAGTTGGAATGGCGTATAGTCAGTTTTGTAAGGACTGTGTAAGCAGTCTTTTCAAGAAATTAGGGAGAGAAAAGTTAACATCAAGCTACATAGAATTTCCACATATTTAGAATAGTCCCGTTCCATGTCAGTTCACTTTTTTAGGCTACCTATTTTGTCCATTGAGAGAATCCACCTCTTTTGAATTAAGCATTTTGCttccttacatttttataaatactcaACTAAAatgatagttttcatttttaacttagtattctaattaaaaaaaaaaatgatgcccaGTCCATTAGTGAATGACCTTAACGGGCATATTTATCTGTCTTACTATGAGTGCAAGGGGAAAAATTCTTAGCTACCCATACTAATAGAACATTACTGAATGCTTATGAtgggccaggcactattctaaactCTACATGCATTGCTCATTTAATCCTGATAACCTTTTGAGGATAGGTACCATTATCCCtgtattacagatgaggaaattgaggcacagagaacatgagtaacttgcccaaggtcctacAGCTAGGAAATACAGAACAAAATGTGAACCCAGGAAGTCTAAGCTCTAGAACCAATCTAGCCCTGTGCTGTCTGCCTATGCTTTTCCTGCTTCCTGGAGGTGGCTgttgcctactttttaaaatcaagtatttATGCAATAAATACTTAATGTGTACTGTGTCAGACAGACATGGACATGAAAATGAACAAGACTTGCTTAGGGGCCACTGTCTGGTATAGAGCTCCTGTGTGCAAGGTGCAGTGACAGAGATCTGTGGAGGGACATGCCTGGTGCTCCTACCAGCCTCAAAAGACTTCCTTTTTCCTGGCCCTCccataactcctttttttaaaaaattgtttttctttagttttttataaAATCGaataaatttttgtaaaattcatttttccttttgagcTTGAAGTCAAAGTGCGCTTTCTTACCAGCTACAGAAACGAGGAAGGAGGCATCCATGATGTCAATCCCCAGTGTTCTGGCTCTGGCCACCAGGTGAAAAGTAGGGATGAAATATGCCAACTGACTGAGGAGAAAAGACCAGGTAAATATGTagaagaaaggattttttaaaagggagaggTCACAGAGTTTTTGTTTACAGCTCCATGAAATAGCCTCTTTCTCATAACTGTCCCCATTAGGCTCGTTGTTGAACTCTCTGTTTTGTGAGACTGTTAAACTTGTACGAGGTTGTCCGGCCTTTTGCAGAGCACTGTCCCTGATGGTGGCTTCTTGTGTCTCATTGCAGGATGACGTTTCTGTCGCACCCACTGCCCCTGGATTACTTGCAGCTAAGCTGCTGCCTTTATTTTTAGTATCAGAATTGTTCTTGCTTTTGATATGGATGGGTCTTAGGAGCATGCTGGAAGGCACCAAATTCAGTGTGATCCCTGCAAGTAGTATAAGAGCACCTAAATGGGGGAGAGAAAGTGAGAAGTTAGGTTAAAAATGACCCCTCTCATTTCACAATACTCTCTGTTCTTAGGCTCAGAAGGGGCCCCACCACAAATATATTCAGTCACAGTGCAGTGATTCCTGAAAACACTACTTTGTCCCCTAAATTTAACTGAAGTATCTAAATCTGTTGACTTCATTTTTAGCCCTACACACCACTGTATCCTTGTGAAAACAGGGTGTCCTTtgaaaatagaaaaccagaaagctGCACCAGGAGATGATGTGGAAGGAGAGAGTGTTATTTGTGcgagaggaagaaagaatagttttttgGGGGAGCGTGGGGGGGGTGGATATTTGAAGTGTTAGAAAATTACGGTGTGTTTTAAATAGGGATTTAAGATATCCTGAAGTGGGGATATAGATTTAAggatagaaaatacagaattctaGAGTTAGATGATGAGAGTCATTCGGAAACTGCCTTAGGAGAGGGGCCAGCCTTTCATCTCatgccatttttaatttccttgaaagAAGACAGATGCCAGTCTTGCCTTGGAAGCTGAGTAGTTGCTTGGTTTCAGCGTGGTCTGACCAAAGCTGTGGGTTGTGTGTGGTGCTTTCAGAGATGGAATTGGCTGTAGATTCTGCTGTCCTGTCTTACGGATTTGCCAGCTGGTTCTGTTTACCATGAAACCACTGGTAGTTTTTCACTTGGGAAAGGAAAGCATCAACTGTAAGGCTCTGTAGGTAGGTTtgtatatattcctatatatgtacatgtacatatacatatatttttccagtaatttaagattattttaatccGAATGTTTTAGGTCAGGCACAAAGAAAATCGTGGAGTGAatggttttcatttctgaaaaatttatAGCTGATGGTATATAAAAGATTTAGGAACATAATGCTCTGTTTACGCCCTTCTTTTTCTCCGTCTATTTTAGTGAGTCAGATGGATGAggtattttttaatgtggaattttttcttaagagaatatttgaaaagtGAGTGCTTTAGCggtagaagaggaggagggaatcCGTGTGTCCCCAGGAGTATCACTTTCCCTGCAAGGTGTTTTGCCAGCTTCACAGAGTGGCCTCCATCCCCTCAGACCTGAACCGTGTGAAGTCTGAGTTGCTGGGGTGGCCCGTGGCGAAGCCTGCAAGTAGTTCAACATGCCTTCTGCTGTGTTCTCTAAGGAAGGGGAGGCACAGGTTTACGCTACTTTAGAAATCCTGCTTATTTCTTCCTTGGCTCAAAAAGTCTTCACTTCCACTCATTAGAGGGAAAGAGCAGAACATACCTTGTGGAGTTGATGGTTCAGACACAGAATGACTTACCTGTCCAGTCATATAGATCTATCAGGACTTTTGTGAAAGGTGCTATTAGAAACGTCAGTCCCATCCCAGAACGGGCAATAGCTGTAGAAAGAGCTAATCGTTTCTCGAAGTATTTGATAGTTACCACAGCAGCTGCTTGGTACAAGAAAGCAGAACccaaacctaaaaagaaaaacagtagctTGGAATCACATGAAGTGGCTTGGTACCAGATGAGATATTCTCCTGGAACTGAGATAATTTAAGTAGGCCTTTTGGGCCCATGGACAAGACAGTAAAAGGGAAGGTTCCTAGTTCCATCTTTTACAGTCTTATTTTTATCGTGAACTCACCAGGTAAAAGTCCCATAGTCACACAAAGAAAGGGAATGTTAGTAGCCCAGCTGCTGATCAGATATCCACCAGTAACAAGGAAAACCCCAAGAATGGAGGCAGTCTTCTCTCCAATTATGTCACAAGTAATGGCAACCAGGGGAcctcagaaaaaggaagaaaggcaagTACAGGTAAATACACTCTGGCATTTCTTATCTTCTGATGTGCAATTTAAATGAGCAACTGAAGGAAAACAAGAGGACTTGACTTTGGAGTATTGTATAGCCTTTAGAAAGGTGTCTGTATTGGGTTTCATAATATTCCCAGGCCCACACTATTGTGCTTTTTGGAAAAAgagttgtttgttttaaagaggaTTGTAAATAAGCAGGTTTGATAAAACCACAaaacgaggggcgcctggctggctcagtcagaagaacccgtgactcgatctcagggtcatgagttcgagccccacgttggtgtacagattacttaaataagtaaaaccttaaaaaaaaacaaaaaaaaccccacaaaatgaGATTGCACCTAGTTACCTTTGACTAGAACAAAGTTTGATCATTAATCTACCCTATCATGTTTTAGCCCCAAATAGAAGCAAAGGAAGAGGAATTGGTTCTCTGTGTTGTTTTGAATATGCTTAGATGTTGGGCTTAAGAACCCTGTGGTCTGATTTCCCAGAGAGACTGGCTCACTGAACCCGTGTTCAGGCACTGTGAAAGAAACAAGGTGTGAGAAATTGAATCATGGACTTAAATAGTTGGATTCTTAAGCTCTTTTTGAACCctatttcttctgattttgtCAAATCAAGTAGAGGCTAAACACTTCAAGTCTGTAACTTTTCTCAGCTTTACCTATTAATGAATCTGAGTTTTAGCAACGCTTCAGTCTTAAATGACTGACAGATGAATCTTCTTGGGATTGCCCTTTGTGGTGCTTTTCCTTGGACAGCAAGCTTATTGCCAGCTTTATACCTGCAGAAAAACGAAGTGATGACATGATGGATCCAATCCAACCAGTTTGCTCTGAGGTGCTTTCAAATTCTTCTTggaaaaccacaaagaaaattgCAAACGTCTTGACCATCCCCATCACAAACATGTTTACCTAAATCAAAGCAGACCAAAGAGTCCAAGTCAGGTGGTGAGTGAGCCATTACAGAGACGTTTATAGCTGCTCGTTCTTAAAACCCTGCCCCCCTGGCCCCAGGTCACCGGTATTTACCAGTTTGTTGGTTCCACgttatacattttgtattttgtggGGTGGCCATCCTCTTGGAGTGTCTAGGTACTTGACACAAaaatctcctttaatcctcattcCAAGGCTATGGAATCAAtgtttttttttggaaagtgAGGTTTAGAGAGATTGAAAGTCGCTCAAGATGGGGGTGCCAGAggtgagatttgaacccagatagaCTGACTCCAGACTAGTCACTGTACTGTTCTGTTCGAATCGCATCCCTTAAAGACAGCTAATTGCAT
This genomic window contains:
- the SLC16A4 gene encoding monocarboxylate transporter 5 isoform X3, with the protein product MMQRAGKARPYTKALDGGWGWMIVFHFFLVNMFVMGMVKTFAIFFVVFQEEFESTSEQTGWIGSIMSSLRFSAGPLVAITCDIIGEKTASILGVFLVTGGYLISSWATNIPFLCVTMGLLPGLGSAFLYQAAAVVTIKYFEKRLALSTAIARSGMGLTFLIAPFTKVLIDLYDWTGITEAVSQIISGWVADQNWIKKYHYHKSYLILCGITNLLAPLATTFPLLMTYTIFFAIFAGGYLAMILPVLVDLSGNSRVHRFLGLAGFFAGMAVLSGPPIAGWLYDHTRTYTGSFYFSGICFLLSSVSLFFVPLAERWKNRA
- the SLC16A4 gene encoding monocarboxylate transporter 5 isoform X2, translated to MMQRAGKARPYTKALDGGWGWMIVFHFFLVNMFVMGMVKTFAIFFVVFQEEFESTSEQTGWIGSIMSSLRFSAGLGSAFLYQAAAVVTIKYFEKRLALSTAIARSGMGLTFLIAPFTKVLIDLYDWTGALILLAGITLNLVPSSMLLRPIHIKSKNNSDTKNKGSSLAASNPGAVGATETSSCNETQEATIRDSALQKAGQPRTSLTVSQNREFNNEPNGDSYEKEAISWSCKQKLCDLSLLKNPFFYIFTWSFLLSQLAYFIPTFHLVARARTLGIDIMDASFLVSVAGITEAVSQIISGWVADQNWIKKYHYHKSYLILCGITNLLAPLATTFPLLMTYTIFFAIFAGGYLAMILPVLVDLSGNSRVHRFLGLAGFFAGMAVLSGPPIAGWLYDHTRTYTGSFYFSGICFLLSSVSLFFVPLAERWKNRA
- the SLC16A4 gene encoding monocarboxylate transporter 5 isoform X1, which encodes MMQRAGKARPYTKALDGGWGWMIVFHFFLVNMFVMGMVKTFAIFFVVFQEEFESTSEQTGWIGSIMSSLRFSAGPLVAITCDIIGEKTASILGVFLVTGGYLISSWATNIPFLCVTMGLLPGLGSAFLYQAAAVVTIKYFEKRLALSTAIARSGMGLTFLIAPFTKVLIDLYDWTGALILLAGITLNLVPSSMLLRPIHIKSKNNSDTKNKGSSLAASNPGAVGATETSSCNETQEATIRDSALQKAGQPRTSLTVSQNREFNNEPNGDSYEKEAISWSCKQKLCDLSLLKNPFFYIFTWSFLLSQLAYFIPTFHLVARARTLGIDIMDASFLVSVAGITEAVSQIISGWVADQNWIKKYHYHKSYLILCGITNLLAPLATTFPLLMTYTIFFAIFAGGYLAMILPVLVDLSGNSRVHRFLGLAGFFAGMAVLSGPPIAGWLYDHTRTYTGSFYFSGICFLLSSVSLFFVPLAERWKNRA